From a region of the Mycobacteroides saopaulense genome:
- a CDS encoding TldD/PmbA family protein yields the protein MTRSVDSDFLALPRAALADAALSAARAAGASYADLRIHRLVNEELVLRDEQVETAVSGRTIGLAVRVIVDGTWGFASHVQLDAAAAAETARRAVGVARGLRSLNRERVELAAEPVYADVQWVSEYEIDPFEVSQADKIAVLQEYSGRLLASDGVDHASATLTAVKEQTFCADTFGSSITQQRVRIMSQLDAIAVDAATGSFETMRTLAPPMGRGWEAVGSDGVWDWSTELREIPELLTEKVKAPSVVAGPTDLVIDPTNLWLTIHESIGHATEYDRAIGYEAAYAGTSFATPDKLGTMKYGSPVMNVTADRNEVHGLASVGYDDEGVASQRWDLVRDGIFVGYQLDRVFAPRLGQERSNGCSYADSPHHVPIQRMANVSLQASPEERSTDDLISGVEDGIYIVGDKSWSIDMQRYNFQFTGQRFYRIRGGKLDGQLRDVAYQATTTDFWGSMEAVGGQSTWRLGGAFNCGKAQPGQVAAVSHGCPSALFRGVNVLNTKEEGGSSR from the coding sequence GTGACTCGGTCCGTAGATTCCGATTTCCTGGCGCTTCCGCGCGCCGCACTTGCCGATGCTGCTTTGAGCGCGGCCCGCGCCGCCGGTGCCAGCTATGCCGACTTACGCATCCATCGGCTCGTCAACGAGGAGCTGGTGCTCCGGGACGAGCAGGTGGAGACCGCGGTCTCCGGGCGCACCATCGGTTTGGCGGTGCGGGTGATCGTCGACGGAACCTGGGGATTCGCCTCGCATGTGCAGCTGGACGCGGCGGCCGCCGCCGAGACCGCGCGCCGGGCGGTGGGAGTCGCGCGCGGGCTGCGGAGCCTGAACCGCGAGCGGGTCGAGCTGGCGGCCGAGCCGGTCTACGCCGACGTGCAGTGGGTGTCCGAGTACGAGATCGATCCGTTCGAGGTGTCGCAGGCCGACAAGATCGCGGTATTGCAGGAGTATTCGGGGCGGCTGCTGGCCTCCGACGGTGTCGACCACGCTTCGGCGACGCTCACGGCGGTCAAGGAGCAGACCTTCTGCGCCGACACCTTCGGCTCGTCCATCACGCAGCAGCGGGTGCGCATCATGTCGCAGCTGGACGCGATCGCGGTCGATGCCGCCACCGGGTCCTTCGAGACCATGCGCACCCTGGCCCCGCCGATGGGCCGCGGCTGGGAGGCCGTCGGCAGCGACGGTGTCTGGGACTGGAGCACCGAGCTGCGCGAGATCCCGGAGCTGCTCACCGAGAAGGTGAAGGCGCCCAGCGTCGTCGCCGGCCCCACCGACCTGGTGATCGACCCCACCAACCTGTGGCTGACCATCCACGAATCCATCGGCCACGCCACCGAATACGACAGGGCCATCGGCTATGAGGCCGCCTACGCGGGCACTTCGTTCGCGACCCCCGACAAGCTCGGCACCATGAAGTACGGTTCGCCCGTCATGAACGTCACCGCCGACCGTAACGAGGTCCACGGTCTGGCCTCGGTGGGCTACGACGACGAGGGGGTGGCCTCGCAGCGCTGGGACCTGGTGCGCGACGGCATCTTTGTCGGTTACCAGTTGGACCGCGTGTTCGCGCCCCGGCTGGGCCAGGAGCGTTCCAACGGCTGCTCGTACGCCGACTCGCCGCACCATGTGCCGATCCAGCGCATGGCCAACGTGTCTCTGCAGGCCTCCCCGGAGGAGCGCTCGACCGACGACCTGATCTCCGGAGTCGAAGACGGCATCTACATCGTGGGCGACAAGTCGTGGTCAATCGACATGCAGCGCTACAACTTCCAGTTCACCGGGCAGCGGTTCTACCGCATCCGCGGTGGCAAGCTGGACGGCCAGCTGCGCGACGTCGCCTACCAGGCCACCACCACCGACTTCTGGGGTTCGATGGAAGCCGTTGGCGGCCAATCCACCTGGCGACTGGGCGGAGCCTTCAACTGCGGTAAGGCCCAGCCCGGACAGGTGGCGGCGGTCAGCCACGGCTGCCCGTCGGCGCTGTTCCGCGGCGTCAACGTTCTGAACACCAAAGAAGAGGGCGGTAGCAGCCGATGA